From Nocardioides faecalis:
CCGGACGACACAGGAGTGACGCGTGCCGCGAATCGCCGAGGCCCGGCAGCCCGCCGAGCCGACCTCCGCCGAGCAGAGGGACCGCCACCAGCGCATCCTCCGCGCGGCCAGCAAGCTCGGTGCCGAGCACGGCCTCGAGCGCATGCAGATGAACGACGTCGCCAAGGAGGCCGGCGTCGCGATCGCGACCCTCTACCGCTACTTCCCGTCGAAGACCGACCTCTTCGTCGGCGTGCTGCACAGCCAGATCCAGCACCTGAGCACGGCGGCGCCGGCCGGCGGGGCCCCGGAGACCTCGCGGGCTGCGGCCGTCGCGGAGGTCCTCATCGCCGCGGGCCGCAGGATGCTCGAGCGTCCCCAGCTGGCGACCGCGATGCTCCAGGCGAACAACATGGCTCAGCTCCAGGGCGGCCGGGAGTACGCCGAGGCCAACTCCGCGTTCCACCGCGTGCTGCTCGACGCACTGCGGGTCGACGAGGCCGACGACGAGGACCTCCGCATGGTCCGGATCGTCGAGCAGACCTGGTACGGCGTCCTCGTCTCCGTCCTCAACGGCGTCATCTCGGTCGACGAGGCCGACGCGGACGTCCGGCTCGCCTCGCGGCTCCTGCTGGGCCCGCGGTACGACGACGAGGCGGAGCACGACGCATGAGCCGCACCATCGTGGTGACCGGCTCGGCCTCGGGCATCGGGGCAGCGACGGCGGCCCTCCTGCGCGAGCGCGGCGACCGCGTGATCGGCGTCGACCTGCGCGAAGCAGAGGTGTGCGCGGACCTGTCGTCACCTGCAGGCCGGGACGCCGCGTCGTCCGCGGTGTTCGCGCAGGTGGGTGACGGTGCGCTGGACGGCCTCGTGACGTGCGCGGGCCTCAGCCGCGCGGGCGCCCCGCAGGTGAGCGTGAACTACTTCGGCACCGTCGACCTCGTGCGCCCCTGCTGGCCCGCTCACGGGCGCCACGCGTGGCCCTCGTCAGCTCCATCTCCTCGACCCAGCCCACCGACCCGGCGATCGTCGAGGCCTGCCTGTCGGGGTCGGAGCAGGCCGCGCTCGAGGCCGCCGAGGCGGCAGTCGTCGGCGGCCGTTTGCACGAGATCTACTCCTCGACGAAGGCCGCGCTGAACCAGTGGCTTCGTCGTGTGGCCGTCTCCGCCGACTTCGCCGGTGCGGGGATCGCCGTCAACGCGGTCGCGCCCGGCGTCGTACTCACGGCGATGACGGAGGAGCTCGTCTCCGACCCACAGTGGAAGTCGGTCATGGACGCCGCCGTGCCGATGCCGCTCAACGGTTACGCACCGCCCGAGGCGATCGCCCACGCGCTGCTGTGGCTGCTGGCACCGGAGAACACCCACATGGCGGGCCAGGTCGTGTTCGTCGACGGCGGCGCCCAGGCGCTCACCGCGCTCACGACGCGCTCCTGCTGACCCGGATCCCGGCGGCCGCCGACGCCCGCCACGACGTCCCGGTGACCGGGATACGACAGCTCCGGCCGCGCGCCCG
This genomic window contains:
- a CDS encoding TetR family transcriptional regulator; protein product: MPRIAEARQPAEPTSAEQRDRHQRILRAASKLGAEHGLERMQMNDVAKEAGVAIATLYRYFPSKTDLFVGVLHSQIQHLSTAAPAGGAPETSRAAAVAEVLIAAGRRMLERPQLATAMLQANNMAQLQGGREYAEANSAFHRVLLDALRVDEADDEDLRMVRIVEQTWYGVLVSVLNGVISVDEADADVRLASRLLLGPRYDDEAEHDA
- a CDS encoding SDR family oxidoreductase; translated protein: MALVSSISSTQPTDPAIVEACLSGSEQAALEAAEAAVVGGRLHEIYSSTKAALNQWLRRVAVSADFAGAGIAVNAVAPGVVLTAMTEELVSDPQWKSVMDAAVPMPLNGYAPPEAIAHALLWLLAPENTHMAGQVVFVDGGAQALTALTTRSC